A window from Mycoplasma phocoeninasale encodes these proteins:
- a CDS encoding type II toxin-antitoxin system RnlB family antitoxin: MKLYLINSLKKQEFDVIITLLDYKTQISKYLKAIRVSSSGINKLLIDTVLCSGMNEYRFIEVTLNEDGTINLKNYKYVKVSDDMLKIANKIVKCRLLFLKNSILSKSQIKKIAQS, from the coding sequence ATGAAACTATATTTAATAAATAGTTTAAAAAAACAAGAATTTGATGTCATAATAACACTATTAGATTATAAAACTCAAATATCTAAATACTTAAAAGCCATTAGAGTATCATCTAGTGGAATTAATAAGTTATTAATAGATACCGTATTATGTTCGGGAATGAATGAATATCGTTTTATCGAGGTAACTTTAAATGAGGATGGGACCATTAATTTAAAGAATTATAAATATGTTAAAGTTAGCGATGATATGTTAAAAATCGCAAATAAAATTGTAAAGTGTAGGCTCTTGTTTTTGAAAAATTCTATATTATCGAAGTCACAGATTAAAAAAATTGCTCAAAGCTAA
- a CDS encoding DEAD/DEAH box helicase family protein, translated as MQLTSVQSNAVNELVGYFINSYSSSQDKIIEFKAPTGSGKTFMLANFIDKAISFNRELNSNQKIIFVIATLSSADLPKQMESNLRDYAVYLNNRGMNIQRYESPSVSDKNLKDREFKFVAENEKVIIFGSSSFGKNRIFTEHGILKAFLDQIKNESYKLVYIRDEAHYGGDKKNKLNELEQKFETDIQNAANFIIKMTATPKGENKQVIITEKQLEADSIQLLKRNLKYNVGIDKLNEEEIDNIDILEQACKQFKRLKNKCYNNKEVEPGLFNINPAMLIQVSDKRKDHEEEFENRINEITDCLKRHGLTYAKYFSSDKIDSEQRDIKSLKDISKDNSDIDAIIFKVGPATGWNIPRACMLVQLRNVSSDTLSVQTIGRIKRNPNPGFAFDSNSVANDYYVYSNNSSYKREVANFRLREEYHDKIFATGNINKDLLLNAADNDRFLDEILRQLSKDQILNFGNDYISHFKKFGYLVGKEIEIFDGDSSSKRSLIEQKIFNTIQLEKYVLNFKKANTNLLPAKIVNGIQNWFSTTILKNNEDNKISIYLFWYILSRHYLTKIRECYKKSIQNVSLNNNLREYLIKFSKTLPNNHYVYIGTNNELKIDEEKFKYAYLNTLRKDTNKHYFDSKPEINFVHNVFNYLNQTREYKNIDIWSKNPVINGMSFEYYSEDNSIKNSYPDFMFIYKKDHQILIEVKSHENDYDEAKSAKLIEAYEKYIQDYQQPLTTSSLSLILAYISNDKSEYMLLKGSSTIENLKEMLQEKTNNIPDKKLSDIFDKINEYINNEKTA; from the coding sequence ATGCAACTAACTAGTGTTCAATCAAATGCTGTTAACGAATTAGTTGGATATTTCATCAATAGCTATTCTAGCAGTCAAGATAAAATAATTGAATTCAAGGCACCAACTGGTTCAGGCAAAACATTCATGTTAGCTAATTTTATTGACAAGGCAATTTCTTTTAATCGTGAACTAAATTCTAATCAAAAAATAATTTTTGTTATTGCTACTCTTTCCTCAGCTGATCTGCCAAAACAAATGGAATCTAATTTACGTGACTATGCCGTCTATTTGAATAATCGTGGCATGAATATTCAAAGATATGAATCACCATCAGTTAGCGATAAAAATTTAAAAGATCGAGAATTTAAATTTGTAGCCGAAAATGAAAAGGTTATTATCTTTGGCTCATCTTCATTTGGAAAAAATCGTATCTTTACTGAGCATGGAATTCTCAAAGCATTTTTAGATCAAATTAAAAATGAAAGTTATAAACTTGTTTACATCCGTGATGAAGCGCACTATGGTGGTGATAAAAAAAATAAATTAAATGAATTAGAACAGAAATTTGAGACTGATATTCAAAATGCAGCAAATTTTATTATTAAAATGACTGCTACTCCAAAGGGTGAGAATAAACAAGTTATTATCACCGAAAAGCAACTAGAAGCCGATAGCATTCAGCTACTAAAGCGAAATTTAAAATACAATGTTGGTATTGATAAATTAAATGAAGAAGAAATCGACAATATTGATATTTTAGAACAAGCCTGTAAGCAATTTAAACGTCTAAAAAACAAATGTTATAACAATAAAGAAGTAGAGCCAGGATTATTTAACATTAATCCAGCAATGCTAATTCAAGTATCAGATAAACGCAAAGATCATGAAGAGGAATTTGAGAATAGAATTAATGAAATCACTGATTGTTTAAAAAGACATGGACTTACTTATGCTAAATATTTTAGCAGCGATAAAATTGATTCAGAGCAGAGAGATATTAAAAGTTTAAAAGACATCTCAAAAGATAATTCGGATATTGATGCCATTATTTTCAAAGTTGGACCAGCAACGGGTTGAAATATTCCTCGTGCCTGTATGCTAGTTCAACTGCGAAATGTTTCATCAGACACATTAAGTGTCCAAACAATTGGTAGAATTAAAAGAAATCCTAATCCTGGATTTGCTTTTGATAGTAATAGTGTGGCTAATGATTATTATGTTTATTCAAATAATTCAAGCTATAAACGAGAAGTTGCAAATTTCCGACTTAGAGAAGAGTATCATGATAAAATTTTTGCCACCGGAAACATCAATAAAGATCTGCTACTAAATGCAGCAGATAATGATAGATTTTTGGATGAAATTCTTCGACAACTATCTAAAGATCAAATACTTAACTTTGGCAATGATTACATTTCACATTTCAAAAAGTTTGGCTATTTAGTTGGCAAAGAGATAGAAATTTTTGATGGCGATAGTAGCAGCAAAAGGTCATTAATTGAGCAAAAAATTTTTAACACTATTCAGCTAGAAAAATATGTTTTAAACTTTAAAAAAGCAAATACAAATCTTCTTCCAGCAAAAATTGTTAATGGAATACAAAATTGATTTTCTACTACTATTTTGAAAAATAATGAAGATAATAAAATTTCAATTTACCTATTTTGATATATTCTATCAAGACATTATTTAACAAAAATTCGCGAATGTTATAAAAAATCAATTCAAAATGTATCATTAAATAATAATTTACGTGAATATCTAATTAAATTCTCAAAGACATTGCCAAATAACCATTATGTATACATTGGCACAAATAATGAACTAAAAATCGATGAAGAAAAATTTAAATATGCATATTTAAATACTCTTAGAAAAGATACTAATAAACACTATTTTGATAGTAAACCAGAAATAAATTTTGTTCATAATGTTTTTAATTATTTAAATCAAACTAGAGAATATAAAAATATTGATATATGATCAAAAAACCCAGTAATTAATGGCATGAGTTTTGAGTATTACTCTGAAGATAATAGTATTAAAAACTCATATCCGGATTTTATGTTCATCTACAAAAAAGATCATCAAATTTTAATTGAAGTTAAAAGCCATGAAAACGATTATGATGAAGCAAAATCTGCAAAACTAATTGAAGCATATGAGAAGTATATTCAAGACTATCAACAGCCACTAACTACTTCAAGTCTTTCACTAATCTTAGCCTATATTAGCAATGATAAGTCAGAGTATATGTTGCTAAAAGGGTCAAGTACAATTGAAAATTTGAAGGAAATGCTTCAAGAAAAAACGAATAATATTCCAGATAAAAAACTTAGTGATATCTTTGACAAAATTAATGAATACATTAACAATGAAAAAACAGCATAG
- a CDS encoding site-specific DNA-methyltransferase, with translation MKKLIAEYLAKIDSIDSFDFNKDQKQMCKEILQNVKDEKDLQNVFQFLVKRVKTGFKFDIAPTTDSKSVVVLEYDEKKSFHNILKQNENENTLIIGENYDALKNLLVLERERERERAGLEYNYDVIYIDPPYNTESAKSDGNAVADDKEKVKASKFVYRDKFSRNGWLNMMNERLIMAKKLLKDDGVIFVSIDDTEQAYLKVLMDEIFREENFIANIPFISNIKGRQVNTNFALTHEYVLVYKNKTFMFNDLNEDYANSTMPNVYNKRKNDKLNDISGEFISQNLLENTNSEFNIRTRSNLFFPIYIYEVNGNLELSTIKKENFVKEIWPRKNKKGEQLVWRWSKEKIELCKNDLFIEKNGDFYNIKTKKRNFDFIFKSLIFGPTLNNKTGKDLLYDIIVSPLNKNDEFKTVKPINLLKTLMLSHPNKNARVLDFFAGSGTTGHAVLDLNREDGGSRSFTLVTNNENNIAEDVTYERLYRINNGKGSKGESFPWAEKNEPYYSSLNVFNLVKYNTAIDQIDDTNQKIKKKFLKSALYFGLNSRDISDENLLADLLALEPLEENKDATN, from the coding sequence ATGAAAAAATTAATAGCTGAATATCTTGCAAAAATTGATAGCATTGATTCTTTTGACTTTAATAAAGATCAAAAGCAAATGTGTAAAGAAATTTTGCAAAATGTTAAAGATGAAAAAGATTTGCAAAATGTTTTTCAATTTTTAGTGAAAAGAGTTAAAACGGGATTTAAATTTGATATTGCGCCAACTACTGATTCAAAATCAGTGGTTGTCTTAGAATATGATGAGAAAAAATCATTTCATAACATTCTTAAACAAAATGAAAATGAAAACACACTAATCATTGGTGAAAACTATGACGCACTAAAGAATTTACTAGTTCTAGAGAGAGAGAGAGAGAGAGAGAGAGCGGGGCTTGAGTATAATTATGATGTAATTTACATTGATCCCCCATATAATACTGAATCAGCGAAATCGGATGGTAATGCTGTTGCTGATGATAAAGAAAAAGTCAAGGCATCTAAATTTGTTTACCGTGATAAATTTAGTCGTAATGGCTGACTTAACATGATGAATGAACGACTAATAATGGCTAAAAAACTCCTAAAAGACGATGGAGTAATTTTTGTTTCAATTGATGATACCGAACAAGCTTATTTGAAGGTACTAATGGACGAAATTTTCAGAGAGGAGAATTTTATTGCAAATATTCCCTTTATTTCGAATATAAAGGGAAGACAAGTTAATACTAATTTCGCACTAACTCATGAATATGTTTTGGTCTACAAAAATAAAACATTTATGTTTAATGACTTGAATGAAGATTATGCTAATTCAACTATGCCAAATGTTTACAACAAAAGAAAAAATGATAAATTAAACGATATAAGTGGGGAATTTATCTCTCAAAATTTATTGGAAAACACTAACTCTGAATTTAATATAAGAACTCGAAGTAATTTGTTTTTTCCGATATATATTTATGAAGTAAATGGAAATTTAGAATTATCTACTATAAAAAAGGAAAATTTTGTTAAAGAAATTTGACCAAGAAAAAACAAAAAAGGTGAGCAATTAGTTTGAAGATGATCAAAGGAGAAAATCGAATTATGCAAAAATGATTTATTTATAGAAAAAAATGGTGATTTTTATAACATTAAAACAAAGAAAAGAAACTTTGATTTTATTTTTAAGTCATTAATATTTGGACCAACATTAAATAATAAAACAGGCAAAGATTTACTATATGACATTATAGTTAGTCCGCTAAATAAAAATGATGAATTTAAAACTGTTAAACCAATTAATTTACTAAAGACATTAATGTTATCTCACCCCAACAAAAATGCTCGTGTTCTTGACTTTTTTGCCGGATCTGGAACAACAGGCCACGCTGTTTTGGACTTAAATCGAGAAGATGGCGGAAGTCGTAGTTTTACTCTTGTAACAAATAATGAAAATAATATTGCTGAAGATGTTACTTACGAAAGACTTTACCGTATTAACAATGGTAAAGGAAGCAAGGGTGAAAGTTTTCCGTGAGCCGAAAAAAATGAACCATATTATAGTTCATTAAATGTCTTTAATTTAGTCAAATATAATACCGCCATTGACCAAATAGATGATACTAATCAAAAAATTAAAAAAAAATTTTTAAAGTCAGCTTTATATTTTGGACTTAATAGCAGAGATATTTCAGATGAGAATTTATTAGCCGATTTATTAGCACTTGAACCATTAGAGGAAAATAAAGATGCAACTAACTAG
- a CDS encoding DUF3800 domain-containing protein, with protein sequence MDIFVYSDESGVFDQKHNHYFVFGGLIFLEKKNRDEYSRIYSGAERQIKAKHGYDKNKELKANILSQNEKGRLFKLLNNCYKFGVVIDQLAVNSKIFNDKKSKQRYLDFAYKIAIKKAFEELIKTKIISPNDVKNIHFFVDEHTTATNGKYELRESLEQEFKIGIINYEYNKYFEPIFEKLNSLDLSYVNSSSNLLIRAADIVANRIYSFCQKKLINKLKKNQKLFLFKLPHK encoded by the coding sequence ATGGATATTTTTGTTTATTCAGATGAATCTGGAGTATTTGACCAAAAACATAATCATTATTTTGTTTTTGGAGGTCTAATTTTTTTAGAGAAAAAAAATAGAGATGAATATTCTAGAATTTATTCAGGTGCTGAAAGGCAAATAAAAGCTAAGCATGGTTATGATAAAAATAAGGAATTAAAAGCTAATATACTTTCTCAAAATGAAAAAGGAAGATTATTTAAGTTATTAAATAATTGCTACAAATTTGGAGTTGTGATAGATCAATTGGCGGTTAATAGTAAAATATTTAATGACAAAAAATCAAAGCAAAGATATCTAGATTTTGCATATAAAATTGCAATAAAAAAAGCTTTCGAGGAGTTAATTAAAACTAAAATTATTTCACCTAATGATGTGAAAAACATTCACTTTTTTGTTGACGAACACACTACAGCAACTAACGGAAAATATGAGTTAAGAGAAAGTCTAGAGCAAGAGTTCAAAATTGGAATTATTAATTATGAATATAATAAATATTTTGAGCCAATATTTGAGAAATTAAATTCCTTAGATCTTAGTTATGTAAATTCGAGTAGTAATCTTTTGATTAGGGCAGCAGATATTGTTGCAAATAGGATTTATTCATTTTGTCAAAAAAAATTAATCAATAAACTTAAGAAAAATCAAAAATTATTTTTATTTAAATTGCCCCATAAATAA
- a CDS encoding cation-translocating P-type ATPase, giving the protein MFRKNKKNQDQSPLIISKEKYLQTDIHKGLSSQEAISRQEIFGKNELAAPKKINPFIAYLAQFKDILVIILLLASLLSYILAIVDGVRGNWNWSENNNRLLVQFIEPSIILLVVLTNSAVGAVQEIKSAQAIDALRKLSPLQTKVIRNGNLIVIDAIDVVVGDIVLVESGDIVPADGILLNSSNLAIIESSLTGESEPSQKDYSAKVDMSLPMADRKFMVYSSTIVATGTAHFIVTEIGKQTEIGRISNLVNNQKEAMSPLQLKITKLGKIFGYVGLGLFVLSLLVQIIFQAASGNSFNSTIFWSTSIVNAISLAVAAIPEGLIAFSSIILAIGVQKMAKKRAIVKDLLAVESLGSCAIICSDKTGTLTQNKMSIIDYYDGKKINSENKIDDSVIQKIIEYGSLCSEANLIVDNNEYKIAGDPTEISFLYELEKHTKDKYKSEMLKKYPRQFVIPFDSDRKLMTTINKINSQDFVITKGAPDILLSLCTNLTKEEYEKALEVNNLWSSKAYRVLAVAYKVIDDKLLADIKKTNDAKIAESNLSFVGLVAMVDPPRESAKMSIQECISAGIKPIMITGDSINTAMAIATELGIYSKDRDLAITGSDLDKISDEELTKTIEKYSVYARVKPEDKLRIVSAWQKRDQVVAMTGDGVNDAPALKAADIGCAMGITGTEASKQAANMILADDNFSTIVQAVDNGRTIYQKIKNVIQNLLITSIAEIILVFFGLLIFKAVFSSEQWKAALGGQELYILSATQLLWINLFTHGIPAIALGLQDSKENYMNRRPISKYESIFAKGMGINTLWQGILIGILSLVAYYLGALYALKNNNGQNILQAGSTLAFLVLGITAAFNSVNLMSKKPVILLNPLFFWKVYLSVIFSISFLLLVAFVPKIALVFNGYENFAFEPTLIAYGLGLPLIIIPIYTIKKLILYKKQKDEETNRITHFELILRPKQRKKINQKQ; this is encoded by the coding sequence ATGTTTCGCAAAAATAAAAAAAATCAAGATCAAAGTCCCTTAATTATTAGCAAAGAAAAATATCTGCAAACTGATATTCATAAAGGGCTAAGTTCTCAAGAAGCAATCTCTCGTCAAGAGATCTTTGGTAAAAATGAATTAGCTGCTCCAAAGAAAATCAATCCCTTTATTGCTTACCTTGCCCAATTTAAAGATATTTTAGTAATTATTCTGCTACTAGCATCGCTACTATCTTATATTTTAGCTATTGTTGATGGTGTTCGTGGAAATTGAAATTGATCGGAAAATAATAATCGGCTATTAGTTCAATTTATTGAACCTTCTATTATTCTGCTTGTAGTGCTCACGAATTCGGCGGTAGGTGCCGTCCAGGAAATTAAAAGTGCACAAGCCATCGACGCTCTAAGAAAATTAAGTCCCCTTCAAACAAAAGTAATTCGCAATGGCAATCTAATTGTTATTGATGCTATTGATGTTGTAGTCGGTGATATTGTTTTAGTGGAATCCGGAGATATTGTTCCTGCTGACGGAATATTGCTAAACAGTTCAAATTTAGCTATTATTGAAAGTTCACTAACCGGCGAAAGTGAACCATCGCAGAAAGATTACTCAGCTAAAGTCGATATGTCACTACCGATGGCAGACCGTAAGTTTATGGTTTACTCATCAACAATTGTTGCCACTGGAACCGCACATTTTATTGTAACTGAAATTGGGAAACAAACTGAAATCGGTAGAATTTCTAATTTAGTAAACAATCAAAAAGAAGCAATGAGTCCACTGCAATTAAAAATTACTAAATTAGGTAAAATATTTGGCTATGTTGGTCTTGGATTATTTGTTCTAAGTTTATTAGTTCAAATTATTTTCCAAGCAGCTTCAGGGAACTCCTTTAACAGTACAATCTTTTGAAGCACATCAATTGTTAATGCCATTTCTTTAGCAGTAGCGGCCATTCCCGAAGGTTTAATTGCCTTTTCATCAATTATTTTGGCAATTGGCGTTCAAAAAATGGCAAAAAAGAGAGCAATTGTAAAAGATTTATTAGCTGTTGAATCTTTAGGCAGCTGTGCAATTATTTGTTCTGACAAAACCGGCACACTGACTCAAAATAAAATGTCAATTATTGATTATTATGATGGTAAAAAGATTAACTCTGAAAATAAAATTGATGATAGTGTTATCCAAAAAATTATTGAATATGGATCATTATGCTCAGAAGCCAATTTGATTGTTGATAATAATGAGTATAAAATTGCTGGAGATCCAACCGAAATTTCCTTTCTTTATGAACTTGAAAAGCACACAAAAGATAAATATAAATCAGAGATGCTAAAGAAATATCCTCGTCAGTTTGTAATTCCTTTTGATTCAGATCGCAAATTAATGACGACAATTAATAAAATTAACAGCCAAGATTTTGTGATTACTAAAGGTGCACCAGATATTTTACTGAGCTTATGTACTAATCTAACTAAAGAAGAATATGAAAAAGCATTAGAAGTAAATAATTTATGATCATCTAAGGCCTACCGAGTTTTAGCGGTTGCCTATAAAGTAATTGATGATAAGCTATTAGCTGATATCAAAAAAACTAATGATGCCAAAATTGCTGAATCTAATCTTTCATTTGTTGGTTTAGTGGCTATGGTTGACCCACCAAGAGAATCAGCAAAAATGTCAATTCAAGAATGTATTTCTGCCGGCATTAAACCAATTATGATTACTGGTGACAGTATTAATACCGCTATGGCAATCGCCACAGAACTTGGCATCTACTCAAAAGATCGAGACCTCGCTATTACTGGATCTGATTTAGATAAGATTTCTGATGAAGAATTGACAAAAACGATTGAAAAATATTCAGTTTATGCTCGCGTCAAACCAGAAGATAAGTTGAGGATTGTTAGTGCTTGACAAAAACGTGACCAAGTTGTAGCAATGACTGGTGATGGAGTTAATGACGCTCCAGCCTTAAAAGCTGCTGATATTGGCTGTGCGATGGGAATAACTGGTACTGAAGCCTCAAAGCAAGCAGCGAATATGATTTTAGCAGATGATAATTTTTCAACCATTGTTCAGGCCGTTGATAATGGAAGAACTATTTATCAAAAAATTAAAAATGTTATCCAAAATTTACTCATAACATCAATCGCAGAAATTATTTTAGTTTTCTTTGGTCTGTTAATCTTTAAAGCTGTTTTTTCATCAGAGCAATGAAAAGCTGCATTGGGAGGCCAAGAGCTATATATTCTTTCAGCAACCCAATTGCTTTGAATTAATTTATTTACGCACGGTATTCCTGCTATTGCTTTAGGGTTACAGGATTCAAAAGAGAATTATATGAATCGCCGCCCGATTTCCAAATATGAATCAATATTCGCAAAAGGGATGGGAATTAATACTCTATGGCAAGGAATACTGATCGGTATTCTTTCACTAGTTGCATATTATTTAGGAGCTTTATATGCTTTAAAAAATAATAATGGGCAAAATATTTTACAAGCTGGTTCAACTTTAGCATTTCTAGTACTAGGTATTACTGCTGCTTTTAATTCAGTTAATTTAATGTCAAAAAAACCAGTGATTTTGCTAAACCCGCTATTTTTCTGAAAAGTATACTTATCAGTTATTTTCTCAATTTCGTTTTTATTACTTGTGGCCTTTGTTCCTAAAATTGCTCTAGTTTTCAACGGTTATGAAAACTTTGCTTTTGAGCCAACATTAATTGCTTATGGTTTGGGTTTACCATTAATTATTATTCCAATCTATACAATTAAAAAACTAATCTTATATAAAAAACAAAAAGATGAGGAAACTAACAGAATTACTCACTTTGAATTAATTTTGCGTCCAAAACAAAGGAAAAAAATTAATCAAAAGCAATAA
- a CDS encoding APC family permease: MAEEQLVVTSSPKKKIGFFSAILVVLGGSIGVGIFLRSKSVLENSAGNIIWSLAVWLIAGFAVIALALALVEVASGRNDNLGMIGWSKAFNTLYIYKANKFFMTYLYLPFTYFFMPYYVILQFQDGLSGFKDVDTTFGGSTAAPWIYFAIGLALTVWMMLSAGLSSKAGNIQNWIVTAFKFIPLVAIVVIGFYFAATRTVETDGPFLKPITTADLFNSRSTSFLGLTPFLAVFASIGGIFFAFDGFYVSAGIQSEMKRPEKTPAALVIGLLSMTIIYMIIAAAMTLGAKSGGFYDYGGKLAAVSAGWVFGLINIFISIGVIGILNAFTMWATRWVEDLIKEGEMFVPARAYRYLKNSKYPIVGMLFCFLLSLPFMVIFTAIGAYAYIGSGYDPIYGHRINNLLTFADLMANWMAVFAFAFIALAVIGAIHNRKKHFIAVKENKHTIWAGYTSVIIVLTVLIFIMIDPFVSIGLSAAEQARLISINAAADEVAKARDSLIGHSATSALFVVFVIIMFLSTYIEKLIAVRNKMKYDRILSGNICECEKQDLCPCTMALLKESVELNDLVLKTYADARR; this comes from the coding sequence ATGGCCGAAGAACAATTAGTTGTTACTTCTAGTCCTAAGAAAAAGATTGGCTTTTTTTCAGCTATTCTTGTTGTTTTAGGTGGGTCAATTGGTGTTGGAATTTTTCTAAGATCTAAATCAGTTCTTGAAAATTCTGCTGGTAACATCATTTGATCGTTGGCTGTTTGATTAATTGCTGGATTTGCTGTTATAGCATTAGCTCTAGCATTAGTTGAAGTAGCCTCTGGTCGTAATGACAACTTAGGTATGATTGGTTGGTCAAAAGCGTTTAATACTTTGTATATTTACAAAGCTAATAAATTCTTTATGACTTATTTATATTTACCATTTACATACTTCTTTATGCCTTACTACGTTATTCTTCAATTCCAAGACGGACTTTCTGGATTTAAAGACGTAGATACAACATTTGGAGGCTCAACAGCTGCTCCATGAATTTACTTTGCAATTGGACTTGCATTAACAGTATGAATGATGCTATCAGCAGGTTTAAGCAGTAAAGCAGGGAACATTCAAAACTGAATAGTTACAGCTTTCAAATTTATCCCCTTAGTGGCAATCGTTGTGATTGGTTTCTATTTTGCTGCTACTAGAACTGTTGAAACTGATGGACCATTTTTAAAACCGATTACAACAGCGGATTTATTTAATTCTCGTTCAACTAGCTTCTTAGGATTAACACCATTTCTAGCAGTATTCGCTTCAATTGGTGGAATCTTCTTTGCATTTGACGGATTTTATGTAAGTGCTGGTATTCAATCAGAAATGAAAAGACCTGAAAAAACTCCAGCTGCACTAGTTATTGGTCTACTATCAATGACTATTATTTACATGATCATTGCTGCTGCTATGACATTAGGAGCAAAAAGTGGTGGTTTCTATGACTATGGAGGCAAACTAGCAGCCGTTAGTGCCGGTTGAGTATTTGGATTAATTAACATCTTTATTTCAATTGGTGTTATTGGTATTCTAAATGCCTTCACAATGTGAGCGACAAGATGAGTTGAAGACTTGATTAAAGAAGGAGAAATGTTTGTTCCAGCAAGAGCATACAGATATTTAAAAAATTCTAAATATCCTATTGTTGGAATGCTATTCTGCTTCTTATTATCATTACCATTTATGGTTATATTTACAGCAATTGGTGCATACGCATACATCGGTAGTGGATATGACCCAATTTACGGGCACAGAATTAATAACTTATTAACCTTTGCCGACTTAATGGCTAACTGAATGGCAGTATTCGCATTTGCCTTTATTGCTTTAGCTGTTATTGGAGCAATTCACAATAGAAAGAAACATTTTATTGCTGTTAAAGAAAACAAACATACAATTTGAGCAGGATACACATCTGTAATTATTGTTCTTACTGTTCTAATATTCATTATGATTGACCCATTTGTTTCAATCGGATTGAGTGCCGCAGAACAAGCAAGATTAATTTCTATAAATGCTGCTGCTGATGAAGTTGCTAAAGCACGTGACAGTCTAATTGGACACTCTGCAACATCTGCACTATTTGTTGTGTTTGTAATCATTATGTTCTTATCAACATATATAGAAAAACTAATTGCTGTAAGAAACAAAATGAAATACGATAGAATTCTTTCTGGAAATATTTGCGAATGTGAAAAACAAGACCTATGTCCATGTACAATGGCCTTATTAAAAGAATCAGTTGAATTAAATGACTTAGTTCTAAAAACATACGCTGATGCTCGTAGATAA
- a CDS encoding isochorismatase family cysteine hydrolase, with protein MKEKMKKIILVVDMLNGFCKKGALFDKNIAKIIPRIQNFLATNSDVDNIFFCDAHSEDDLEMKNYPLHCLNESYESEIVDELKQYCKKRINKNSTNSFFKVDSEIINNYQSFEIVGCCTDICILELALTLRAYLNNMKINKDVIVYKNLVDTFHSKNHPRSKFHKFALKIMKNAGIVIK; from the coding sequence ATGAAAGAAAAAATGAAGAAAATTATACTAGTTGTCGATATGTTGAATGGTTTTTGCAAAAAAGGTGCTCTTTTTGATAAAAATATTGCAAAAATTATTCCCAGAATACAAAATTTTTTAGCAACAAATTCAGATGTTGATAACATCTTTTTTTGCGATGCGCACTCTGAAGATGATTTAGAGATGAAAAACTATCCACTTCATTGCTTAAATGAAAGCTATGAATCAGAAATTGTTGATGAACTAAAACAATATTGCAAAAAAAGAATTAATAAAAATTCTACTAATTCATTTTTCAAAGTTGATAGTGAAATCATTAATAACTATCAAAGTTTTGAAATCGTCGGCTGCTGCACTGATATTTGTATTCTTGAATTAGCATTGACCCTAAGGGCATACTTAAATAATATGAAAATTAATAAAGATGTGATTGTTTATAAAAATCTTGTTGATACCTTTCATAGCAAAAATCATCCTAGATCTAAATTCCATAAATTCGCCTTAAAAATCATGAAAAATGCTGGAATAGTTATTAAGTAA